Genomic window (Gelria sp. Kuro-4):
ACCCAGGCGCGCGGCGCGCTCCGGCAGGCCCTCGTCCAAAAGCACGTCCAGGGCCGCGCCGGCCGCGGCGCACGCCAGGGGATTGCCTCCGAAGGTAGAAGCGTGCATACCGGGGCTGAGCCCGGCCACCCGCGGCCCCAAGGCCACGGCACCCATGGGCAGCCCCCCGGCGATCCCCTTGGCCAGGCAAAGAAGGTCAGGCACCACGCCGTAGTGCTCGGCGGCAAAGAGGTGACCGGTGCGGCCGAAACCCGTTTGCACCTCGTCCAGGATGAGGAGGGCACCGCGGGCGCGCGCCAGCTGCGCAGCGCCCTGGAGGTACGCAGGCGTAGCCGGGTACACCCCGCCCTCGCCCTGTACGGGCTCGAGGAGGACGGCGGCGGTGTCGGCCGTCACTGCTTCCGCCAGCGCCGGAAGGTCGTTGAAGGGCACGTGCGTAAAACCGGAAACCAGGGGCTGGAAGGGCTTTTTGTACTGCTCCTTCCAGGTGGCGCTGAGGGCACCCAGGGTGCGGCCGTGAAAGCCTCGCCGCGCGGCTACAACACCAGGGCGGCCGGTGGAGGCGCGGGCGAACTTGATGGCCGCTTCCACCGCCTCCGTACCGGAGTTGCAGAGAAAAAAGCGGTCCAGCCCCGGCGGTGTTACCTGGGCCAGACGGGCCAGGTAGGCGGCGCGGGCGTCGTTTCCCAGCGCCCCCGGGCAGGTGAGGAGCCGTCCCGCCTGCTCCCGGATGGCCGCCACCACCTTGGGGTGGCAGTGGCCCACCACCGCCACCCCGTGGCCACCGATGCAGTCGATGTAGCAGCGCCCCGCAGCATCCCAGACGCGCGCCCCCTCGCCCCGCACCACGGCCAGGTCCCGCTTGTGGTAAAGCGGTGCTTCGTGCCGGGCCTCCAGGGCGGCAATCGCTTCCGCGGTCAGCGTGCCCGGTGCAGCGCTCATGCCGCGATCACCGTCCCTTCCCCGGCCAGGGCCAGAGTGAGTGGCCGCGCCCGGCGGGCATCGGCGATGATCACCCGCTCCACCCCGCCGGCGACGGCTTCGGCGGCAGCCAGGAGTTTTTTCTTCATCCGGCCCTGGGCTACGCCCTGAAAACTGGCGAGTTTGCCGGCCGGTATCCGGCTGATCAGTGAGCGGGCGTCCGCCGGGTCGCGCAGGAGGCCGGGGACGTTGCTCAGAAACACCAAGGCCTCCGCTCCCAGGGCGCAGGCCACCCCCGCCGCCACCCGGTCGGCATCGAGGTTGAGGGCTTCGCCCGCCTCGCTCAGGGCCAGCGAGCTGATCACCGGCGTGCAGCCGGCGGAAAGGAGCAGGCGCAGGAGGGGGGCGTTCACGGCTTCCAGCCGCCCGCTGTAATCGTCCCGGAGAACCACCGTGCGCCCGTCCACCACGGCCTTCACCGCCTTTTTGCGCAGGCCGGTGATGAGGCGCCCGTCCAGCCCGGAGAGCCCCACGGCGTTTACCCCTTCTTTTTGCAGCGCCTCCACCAGGAGCTTGTTGAGGCGCCCGGCGCAGGCCATAAGGAGCACCTCCAGGGCGGCGCGGTCGGTGTAGCGGCTCTTTACCCCCGAGGGAGACATATAATGGCGCGGCGGCTGGCCCAGGGCCAGCGCAAGTTCATCGGCGGCCGCCGAGCCGCCGTGTACCAGCACAACTTCCCGGGCCGTCCTCCCCGCCGGCCCGGCGGCCGCGCCTTTGAGACAGTCAGCCAAATCCTTCACCAGGGCGCCGGGTTCAATCCCGGCCGCTCCACCCAGTTTTACCACCAGCATGGCCTTCCCTCCTACCTAGGGGTGCAGCCCCGGAAAGTCCAGGGCACAGGTTTCCGGATAACCGGCCATCAGGTTGAAGCACTGCACCGCCTGGCCGGCCGCTCCTTTTACCAGGTTGTCGATGGCCGCCAGCACCACCAGGCGGCGCGAGTGCGGGTCGCGTTCAAAGCCGATGTCGCAGTAGTTAGTCCCCGCCAGGATCTTCGGCTCCGGGTACTTGTACACGCCGTGGCGCTCGCTCACCAGGCGGATAAAAGGCTCTGCGCCGTACGCCGCCCGGTACACCTGCCAGATGTCCTTGGCGCTCAAGTCGTCCTTGAGAAAGACGTGGCAGGTGGTAAGGATACCGCGCACCAGGTCCACCGAGGTGGCCGAGAGGTTCACCTCCACCGGACCGTGGAAGGCCAGCTCCTGGGCGATTTCCGCCGTGTGGCGGTGCCCCGTGGGAGCGTAGGAGCGTACCACCTGGCTGCGCTCGGGGTGGTGCGAGGCCGGCGACGGGTGGCTCCCGCCGGCAGAGGAACCGAACTTTCCCTCAATGACCACGCGGTTTTCCACCAGGTCCGCCTTAAAGAGCGGTGCCAGGGCCAGGATGGTGGCCGTGGCCAAGCAGCCCGCCCCCGCCACCCAGGCGGCCTGTTTGATCGCCGCCCGGTGCAGCTCGGGGATGCCGTAGGCGAAGCGGTTGAGAAGCTCCGGGTGCGGGTGCGTAAAGCCGTACCACACAGGGTAGGCCGCCGCATCCCTCAGGCGGAAGTCGGCGGAAAGGTCGATAACCCGCGGGGCAAGGGGAAGGAGGGTCTCCGCGCGCGGGGCCACCGCGCCGTGGGGCAGCGCAATAAAGAGGGCGTCGCAGGGCTTAAGATCCGCCAGGCGGCAGAACTTGAGGGCCGTGCGCCGACGCAGGTTCGGGTGAACAGCGGTGACGGGCTTCCCCGCGCGCGACTCCGAGGTCACCTGCTGGATCTCGACCTCCGGGTGCCCGAGGAGCAGGCGCAGGAGCTCACCCCCCACGTACCCCGAGCCGCCGATGATGCTGACTTTCATTCCTCTCCCACCTTCAGCACGTAGTCCACCAGCCTGCCGGCCACATCTACTCCGCTCGCCTCGGTGAGGCTTTTAAACTCCATGGTGGCGTTCACCTCAGTGACGAGGAGACCACGCGGGCTTTCGATCAGGTCCACCGCCACCGCCCCGCCGCCCACCGCCGCCGCGGCCCTGCAGGCCAGGTCGGCGATTGCGGGGGTGAGCGGGCAGTTCGTGCAGTGCGCCCCGCGGGCGGCGTTGGTGATCCAGTGGCCGGAGCTGCGGTACATGGCCGCCACCGGCTCACCGCCGATCACCACCACCCGGATGTCCCGTCCCGGCTTGGCGATGTACTCCTGGATATAGAAAATGGAGTGCTGGTAGGAACCCAGAACGGCCTTGTGCTCCAGGACGGCCTCGGCCGCCTCCCGGTCGTTCAACTTAGCCAGAAGGCGTCCCCAGGAGCCCACCACCGGTTTCAGCACCACGGGATACCCCAGCTCTTCAATGGCGGCGAGCGCACTCTCAGGGGTAAAGGCCACCCGCGTGGCCGGGCTCGGCAGCCCGGCCGCCGCCAGGGCCGCCGTGCAGGCCACCTTGTCGTTGCAGGCGGCGATGACGGGCGCTGCATTCACCGTGCGCACGCCCCGAGCGTTTAAGATCTGTGCGGCGTAAAGCGCCCGCGACTCACTCACAGAGCGGATCAGCACCAGGTCCAGCTCCGGCGGCGGGCCGGTCAGGTCGAAGGCAAGCGCTCTATCGTCCAGCCGCGTCCAGGCCACACCGCGCCGGGCCAAGGCGGCAAGGAGAAGCTTTTCATCCAGGCGCACCTGGGACAGCAAAAGGCCCAGCCGCATCGCCCTCTACTCTCCCCAGTCTTCCTGCTCCTCGGGCGCCGGAGCAAGCTCCAAGGGGTCCAGGCTGAGAACCTCCAGCTCCACGCCGCAGTCCGGGCAGGTCACTATCTCCCCCTGCACCAGGTCTTCTGCCTCCCACTCGGCCGCACATTCCGGACAAACCAGCATTGATGCTACCTCCTTTTTAAAACTGGTAGGCGCAGGGGGGTGCTGTAAGGAGCACCCCGCTGCTGCATAAGTATGCAGGCGGTAGTATAATATATCACATCAACCCTACTGTCAAGGGGGGTGGGCAAAAAATAAGCCCGGGAACGAGCCCGGGCTGAGGCTGTTGACAAAGAAGGTCAGCAGCCTCTTTTTGTCGAATACTATATTAATGTAGTCAATAGAAAAAGGAGTGAAAGCAAGATAGATGTTTAGAACTCGTAAAACCCAACAACTGAGCTATGAATTCGTTAACATAGAAGACCTGGTTCCCAAGGACCATCTACTTCGAAAGATCACCAAGTACATAGATTTTGGGTTTATCACAGAGAAGACCAAGAACTTATATTGTGAGGATAACGGTCGGCCGTGTATTGATCCGGTGATTCTCTTTAAGATGTTGTTCATTGGTTACATTTATGGGATACGTTCAGAGCGTCGTTTGGTTGAAGAGATCAAAGTTAACGTGGCCTATCGCTGGTTCCTAGGGCTTTCTCTTTCAGATCTAGTACCCCATCACTCCACCATAAGCCAGAATCGACGTCGGCGGTTCAATGGAACAGATGTATTCCAGCAGATATTTGACGAGATAGTATTTCAGGCAATGTCCAAAGGGCTGATCGACGGGAAAGAATTGTTTTCCGACTCTACGTTCCTAAAAGCAAACGCCAGCAAAAGCAAATTCACCATTGAAAAAGTAGCCAAGTCAACAAAGGACTACGTAGAGGAACTGGACAAAGCAGTAGAGGATGACCGTTTAGAACATGGGAAGAAGCCGTTAAAGGATAAGGGAAAAGAACCTCCCGAAACAAGGCAAACCCGAATCAGTACAACTGACCCCGAAAGCGGGCATATGGTACGGGAAGGTAAGCCACGGGGATTCTTTTACCTGGAACATAGAACTGTAGACGGGAAGTTGAACCTAATCACAGACTCTTATGTAACCGCTGGGAATGTCCATGATTCTGTTCCCTATCTCAGTCGACTTGACAGGCAAATCCATCGCTTTGGTTTTAAAGTCGAGGCTGTGGCGCTTGATGCAGGCTATCTCACTAATCCTATTGCCCATGGTCTAAGGCAAAAAGGAATTTATGCTGTCATCGCTCATAGGAGGTTCCGTCCTAAGAAAGGGGTCTTTCACAAGTGGCAGTACAAATATGATCCTGAACAGGATCACTACACCTGTCCTGCCGGTAGCGTCCTCACCTATCGCACAACCAATCGTGAAGGGTACCGGGAGTATAAATCTGACCCCGAAGTATGTAAAAAGTGCCCAATGCTAAGCCGTTGTACACATTCCAAAAACCATACTAAAGTTTTAACCAGACATGTTTGGGAAGACGATAAGGAATGGATAAGGGAAAATCGTCTTAGCGTGCGCGGGAAAGAACTATACCGGCGAAGGAAGCTAACCATTGAAAGAAGCTTCGCAGATTCTAAAGAACTGCATGGTCTAAGATATTGCCGTATGCGGGGGCGCAGCAAAGTCACAGAGCAGTGCCTCCTTACGGCCGCTTGCCAGAACATGAAAAAGATGGCCCTCTTCTTGTGGAAACAGGGACAAGGACCATCTCCTAGTTCTCGCCTACATCAACTTTTACAGCATCTCTTCTCCTTCATAAGCCCGATATTAAGATTAAACCCCTGCACCGCTTGACGTTGCAGGGGTTTGTCAGCAATCTCAGCCCGGGAACGAGCCCGGGCTTGCGTTTTGCCGGCAGACGCTCCGGCAGGGGGCCGAGCAGGCGGCTGAGAAGCAACTCCTCAGAGGCTGGGCACGTAGATGTCGGCGTACTCTTCCTTGTTCTCCTCGATGATGCGGTCCAGCTCCTCGCGGAAGATGCGCAGGTTCTCCTTGGCCACGGCGCTGTGCGTGAGGGCCGGTCCCTGCGGGCGGGCCAGGTAGTAGGCGGCGGCACCGACGATCTCGGCCGAATCTTCCAGGCGCCCGGCGCTGATGTTTTTTTCCACCGTGTCGTCCGGGGTGTGGTACACCTCTTCCATGGGCAGGCGCAGGAAGGTCGCCGCCGGCACGCCCACGTACTCAAAGGGGGCGTGGTCGGAGCGGGTCGTACGGGAGTTGAGAACGGCCGAGCCCAGGCGTGCCCCCGCGGCAACGGCGCAATCGGTGACGATGTTCCGCTCCCCCGTCACCGTCCAGGCCGTAAGCACCGAGCGGTCGCCGTAGCTCGTGCCCACCATGTCCAGGTTGAACACCGCCGCGATGCGCGCCAGCTCCTCCTCGCTCAGGCCGGCCACATAGTGCTCCGAGCCCAGGAGACCCCGCTCCTCGGCGCCGAAGAAGAGGAAGCGCAGCTCGCGCTCGATCGGGTAGGACTTGAGGATGCGCGCCAACTCCAGGGCGGCCGCCACACCGGAGGCGTTGTCGTTGGCACCCGGGCCGGCGCTGTCCAGGTGGGCGCTGATGACCACCACCTGCCCGCCGGGGTTCTTTGCGGCTTCAGGCGGGCGGGAGGCGATGACGTTGGGCGAGAACAGCTCTTTCAGGATGCGGGCGGTAAAGTTCATGGTAACCTCGTCCCGGCTCAGTTCATCCTTGAGGAGAAGGCCGTCCTCCCGGCTGAGCGAAGCGACCGGGATGCCGGGGTTCTCAGCCATGGTACCGGAGAAATTGCCCGGCTGGTTGTTGTAGATGAGCACCCCGGCCGCGCCCTTGGCCGCCGCGTTTTGCGCCTTGGCCAGGAAGGTCATCTCGCCGCGCTGGATAAGGGCGATCTTCCCGGCCACGTCGTCCGGGATCTCCTCCGGGTAACCGAGGCCGCAGTCCACCAACGGGGCGGTAATCCCTCCCTCATCCGTGTGACCGCTGTTGGTGAGGAGCCGGGCGGAGAACTCGCGCGCTGTGGGCGCAAGCTCTACCACCTTGACGAAGTACTCGTAACCGATGGAGAAGTGATCCACCGTTACGTCGTAGCCGTACCCCGCCATGACGTCCCTGATGTACTCGGCCGCGGCTTCTTCCTCCGGCGTACCGGCATAGCGCGGGCCGATCTCCTCGGAAAGGGCGCGCACATGATCTACAATGCGCTCCCCGTCCACGCGGCTGACAACCTTCTTGTCGTAGGCCGACAGCGCCGGCGGGGCCGGGGTGGCCAGGGCCAGGCTGCTCACAATAAGGACAAGCGCGAGTACCAGGGCAAGGACACGCCACTTCCGGTTCATAGAACACCCTCCTTTTCTCACTTTGCGTACTGCAGTTCCGCTTGCTTCTCCGGTTTCAGGTTTGCTCCTCCGCTTTCAGGGGCCAATCTCGCTGCGCTTTCCTCCGGGTCACAGGCTCGTCATCAAGTGCTGGCAATAATCACCTCCCCTGTTATTATATGGCTCCCTATTACAGAATAGTCGCTGAAAGTTACCTTTTTCTGGGGGTCCCGGGCAAAAAGAAAAGCCGCCCCGTGGCGGACGGCATTGGTGTCGGCTCAGCGCGTGCGCAGCCTTGCGCGGTGGAGCTCGCGGATCTCCGCGCAAATCTTGCGGTAGGCGGGGCTGGCGTAGTCCGGGTAGGTCCAGGGCCAAGGCTCAAAGCGGCCGCCGACATAGCGCAGGGTGACCTCGCCGTAAATCCCCTTACCCAGGTACAGGCGGTGGGCGTGATCCTTGGTGGTGGCGAGGACGAGCTTGGCCAGGGTGATGTAACCCACATCGATGTTCACTCGGCGCCGGCCGTCCACCGCCCAGTGCGCTTCGAGGGAATTGGACCAGTGTTTCAAGGCCGGGAGCTCACCCGGGTCGACAAGGTCGGCGAAGGCAAAGAGGCGGCGCTTTAAGTCCGGACCCATCTCAGCGGCATAGTAGTCGGTGTGGTCGAAAGGCAGCACCGGGCTGGCATAGATGCACGGCCCCAGCCGCTCCGCCAGCGCCGCCCGCACCGCCGCAAACAAGCCCTCATCCCCCGTAAACACGCTGGCAATCGGCGTGACCGGTTCCGGTACGGTTACTCGTCCCATTCTCCTTACTCCTCAGCCCTGCTCATTCAGGAATCGCTTAGTCTCTTCCCAGAATGCCTCACGGGATCCCAGGCCGATGCCACCAACGCCGGATAAAGGCGGCCTGAAGATCGTGGCGGCCCCTCAACCCCCTGTGGTGTAACGGGGCGGATGGACCTAAAAACAAGGAGGCAGCCGCCGCTGATGGAAGTATACCACAAGACGACGCCTGGATGCCATACCTGTTCAGGGTCGGGGCGAAGTCACCGGAAAGGGTTGTCTCCCCTCGGGAGATTACGGAGGCGGCAAAGGAAGCTGCCTGCCATGACCTATAGTTCGTTACTACAATAACAATCCTTGACAGGGCTGAAGCCCCGGAATAAAATACAGGTAACGCCATAGCGCCTAACAACTATGAGTGGAACGAGTAGCTCGGCCCCGGGCGTCTCAGAGAGCCGGCGGCGGTGGAAATCCGGCACGTACAGGCCGAGTGAATGGATCCACGAGTTGCGGTCCGAACGTCCGGCCAGTAGGCACCGCCGGCAGCTCCCGCCGTTACTCGGGAGGGGGTATCGGATCCTTTCTGTACCCTGAACGAGCGGTTCCCCTTGCGAACCAGCCGGGTGGCACCACGGAAGCAACACCTTTCGTCCCGTAAGGACGAAAGGCGTTTTTGTTTCCAAGAGGGGTTCCTGTACCTTTCAGGAGATGGGCTTTATGGCCCAAGTTGGGTGGCACCGCGGAGCACTGCCTTTCGCCCCATGTTCACGGGGGCGAAAGGCTTTTGTATTTCTGAAAGGAGGATGCAGCTGTGATCAAAGAGGTCATCGGCAGACTGGTAGCCGGCGAGAACCTGACGGAAGCCGAGAGTGAGGCCGCCATGAACGAGATCATGTCGGGTGAGGCGACAGCCGCCCAGATTGCCGCCTTTATGACGGCCCTCAGGGTGAAGGGCGAGACGGCGGCCGAGCTCACCGGCTGCGCCCGCGCCATGCGGCGGCATGCCACCGCTGTGAACACCGTACACCAAGAGGTGCTGGACACCTGCGGCACCGGTGGGGACCGTTCCGGTACGTTCAACATCTCCACGGCCGCCGCCTTTGTGGTGGCCGGGGCCGGCGTTCCCGTTGCCAAGCACGGCAACCGCTCCGTCACCAGCCAAAGCGGCAGCGCCGACGTGCTGGAGGCGCTGGGTGTGAACATCGACCTGGACGCGCCCCAGGTATCGCACTGTCTCGATGCCATCGGGATCGGGTTTCTCTTCGCACCCAAGCTCCACCCGGCTATGCGGCACGCTGTGGGACCGCGGCGGGAACTAGGAATCCGCTCCATCTTCAATCTCTTAGGACCGCTCACCAACCCTGCCGGCGCCAGGTACCAGCTGCTCGGCGTCTACGCGCCGGAACTTACGGAACTTGTGGCTGAGACCCTCCTGCGCCTTGGTACCCGGCGCGCCCTGGTTGTCCACGGTGCAGGGATGGATGAGATGACCCTGGCCGGCCCCACCAAAGTCACGGAAGTCCAGGAGGGCGGCATCCGCACTTATACCGTAAACCCGGAAGAGTTCGGCCTCGCACTCTGCCCGCCCGAGGCCCTGCGAGGGGGCACGCCGGCGGAGAACGCCGCGCTGATCGCAGCGGTACTTCGGGGCGAAGCCAGTCCCCGGCGCAACGTCGTGCTCCTTAACGCCGCCGGCGCCCTGGTAGCCGCTGGCGCCGCCGATGACCTGCAGGAAGGCTTTTGCCAGGCGGCCTGGAGCATCGACTCCGGCGCCGCTCAGGCCAAACTCGAGGCCTTGCGGACGCTCACCCAGGAGATGAAGGCATGTTCCTAGAGGAGATTGTGCAGCGCAAAAAGGAAGACGTAGCCCGCCGCAAAGCAGTCCGCCCGCTGGCAGAAATCAGAAACGCAGCCTACGCCGCGGCGCCGGCCCGCTCCTTCGCAGCGGCTTTACGAGAAAAGGGCCCGGCGGCCTTGATCACCGAAATCAAAAGAGCTTCGCCCTCTAAAGGTCCGCTGCGGCCGGACCTTAACCCGGCCGAGATCGCCCGGACTTACGCCGCCGGCGGCGCCGCGGCCATTTCCGTTCTAACGGAGGAGCACTTCTTCAGGGGATCATTCGCGGACCTTGCCGCCGCGCGCGCTGCGGTAACCATCCCTATCTTGTGCAAGGACTTCATTATCGACCCCTATCAGTTGTACCTGGCCCGGGCACACGGCGCCGACGCAGTGCTCCTCATCGCCGCCCTGCTCAGTGAAAGCGAGCTGGCTGAACTCCTGGCCCGGGCCCAGGAACTGGGCCTGGACGCCCTGGTGGAAATACATTCGCGTCCCGAACTCGAGCTGGTCCTTAAGACCCCCGCCCGGGTGATCGGAATCAACAACCGGGACCTTAAGACCTTCGCCACCGACTTCAACACCTGTCTCTCCTTAAAGCGGCAGATCCCGCCCGGCAAGGTGACGGTGGCGGAAAGCGGCATCCGGACGGCGGCGGACATCGCCACCCTCAAGCGCGCGGGGTTCGACGCCGCCCTCATCGGCGAGGCCCTGGTGACGGCTCCAAGTCCCGCGGAGAAGCTGCGCGAGCTCCTGGGAGGGGAAAGCTCATGAGCGTCTTCATCAAAATCTGCGGTGTAACACGTCCCGA
Coding sequences:
- a CDS encoding M20/M25/M40 family metallo-hydrolase, whose amino-acid sequence is MNRKWRVLALVLALVLIVSSLALATPAPPALSAYDKKVVSRVDGERIVDHVRALSEEIGPRYAGTPEEEAAAEYIRDVMAGYGYDVTVDHFSIGYEYFVKVVELAPTAREFSARLLTNSGHTDEGGITAPLVDCGLGYPEEIPDDVAGKIALIQRGEMTFLAKAQNAAAKGAAGVLIYNNQPGNFSGTMAENPGIPVASLSREDGLLLKDELSRDEVTMNFTARILKELFSPNVIASRPPEAAKNPGGQVVVISAHLDSAGPGANDNASGVAAALELARILKSYPIERELRFLFFGAEERGLLGSEHYVAGLSEEELARIAAVFNLDMVGTSYGDRSVLTAWTVTGERNIVTDCAVAAGARLGSAVLNSRTTRSDHAPFEYVGVPAATFLRLPMEEVYHTPDDTVEKNISAGRLEDSAEIVGAAAYYLARPQGPALTHSAVAKENLRIFREELDRIIEENKEEYADIYVPSL
- the trpD gene encoding anthranilate phosphoribosyltransferase — protein: MIKEVIGRLVAGENLTEAESEAAMNEIMSGEATAAQIAAFMTALRVKGETAAELTGCARAMRRHATAVNTVHQEVLDTCGTGGDRSGTFNISTAAAFVVAGAGVPVAKHGNRSVTSQSGSADVLEALGVNIDLDAPQVSHCLDAIGIGFLFAPKLHPAMRHAVGPRRELGIRSIFNLLGPLTNPAGARYQLLGVYAPELTELVAETLLRLGTRRALVVHGAGMDEMTLAGPTKVTEVQEGGIRTYTVNPEEFGLALCPPEALRGGTPAENAALIAAVLRGEASPRRNVVLLNAAGALVAAGAADDLQEGFCQAAWSIDSGAAQAKLEALRTLTQEMKACS
- a CDS encoding DUF4416 family protein produces the protein MGRVTVPEPVTPIASVFTGDEGLFAAVRAALAERLGPCIYASPVLPFDHTDYYAAEMGPDLKRRLFAFADLVDPGELPALKHWSNSLEAHWAVDGRRRVNIDVGYITLAKLVLATTKDHAHRLYLGKGIYGEVTLRYVGGRFEPWPWTYPDYASPAYRKICAEIRELHRARLRTR
- a CDS encoding IS1182 family transposase, with amino-acid sequence MFRTRKTQQLSYEFVNIEDLVPKDHLLRKITKYIDFGFITEKTKNLYCEDNGRPCIDPVILFKMLFIGYIYGIRSERRLVEEIKVNVAYRWFLGLSLSDLVPHHSTISQNRRRRFNGTDVFQQIFDEIVFQAMSKGLIDGKELFSDSTFLKANASKSKFTIEKVAKSTKDYVEELDKAVEDDRLEHGKKPLKDKGKEPPETRQTRISTTDPESGHMVREGKPRGFFYLEHRTVDGKLNLITDSYVTAGNVHDSVPYLSRLDRQIHRFGFKVEAVALDAGYLTNPIAHGLRQKGIYAVIAHRRFRPKKGVFHKWQYKYDPEQDHYTCPAGSVLTYRTTNREGYREYKSDPEVCKKCPMLSRCTHSKNHTKVLTRHVWEDDKEWIRENRLSVRGKELYRRRKLTIERSFADSKELHGLRYCRMRGRSKVTEQCLLTAACQNMKKMALFLWKQGQGPSPSSRLHQLLQHLFSFISPILRLNPCTA
- the argC gene encoding N-acetyl-gamma-glutamyl-phosphate reductase, with the translated sequence MKVSIIGGSGYVGGELLRLLLGHPEVEIQQVTSESRAGKPVTAVHPNLRRRTALKFCRLADLKPCDALFIALPHGAVAPRAETLLPLAPRVIDLSADFRLRDAAAYPVWYGFTHPHPELLNRFAYGIPELHRAAIKQAAWVAGAGCLATATILALAPLFKADLVENRVVIEGKFGSSAGGSHPSPASHHPERSQVVRSYAPTGHRHTAEIAQELAFHGPVEVNLSATSVDLVRGILTTCHVFLKDDLSAKDIWQVYRAAYGAEPFIRLVSERHGVYKYPEPKILAGTNYCDIGFERDPHSRRLVVLAAIDNLVKGAAGQAVQCFNLMAGYPETCALDFPGLHP
- the trpC gene encoding indole-3-glycerol phosphate synthase TrpC; this encodes MFLEEIVQRKKEDVARRKAVRPLAEIRNAAYAAAPARSFAAALREKGPAALITEIKRASPSKGPLRPDLNPAEIARTYAAGGAAAISVLTEEHFFRGSFADLAAARAAVTIPILCKDFIIDPYQLYLARAHGADAVLLIAALLSESELAELLARAQELGLDALVEIHSRPELELVLKTPARVIGINNRDLKTFATDFNTCLSLKRQIPPGKVTVAESGIRTAADIATLKRAGFDAALIGEALVTAPSPAEKLRELLGGESS
- a CDS encoding [LysW]-aminoadipate kinase; this translates as MLVVKLGGAAGIEPGALVKDLADCLKGAAAGPAGRTAREVVLVHGGSAAADELALALGQPPRHYMSPSGVKSRYTDRAALEVLLMACAGRLNKLLVEALQKEGVNAVGLSGLDGRLITGLRKKAVKAVVDGRTVVLRDDYSGRLEAVNAPLLRLLLSAGCTPVISSLALSEAGEALNLDADRVAAGVACALGAEALVFLSNVPGLLRDPADARSLISRIPAGKLASFQGVAQGRMKKKLLAAAEAVAGGVERVIIADARRARPLTLALAGEGTVIAA
- the lysX gene encoding lysine biosynthesis protein LysX, with amino-acid sequence MRLGLLLSQVRLDEKLLLAALARRGVAWTRLDDRALAFDLTGPPPELDLVLIRSVSESRALYAAQILNARGVRTVNAAPVIAACNDKVACTAALAAAGLPSPATRVAFTPESALAAIEELGYPVVLKPVVGSWGRLLAKLNDREAAEAVLEHKAVLGSYQHSIFYIQEYIAKPGRDIRVVVIGGEPVAAMYRSSGHWITNAARGAHCTNCPLTPAIADLACRAAAAVGGGAVAVDLIESPRGLLVTEVNATMEFKSLTEASGVDVAGRLVDYVLKVGEE
- a CDS encoding aspartate aminotransferase family protein, with the protein product MSAAPGTLTAEAIAALEARHEAPLYHKRDLAVVRGEGARVWDAAGRCYIDCIGGHGVAVVGHCHPKVVAAIREQAGRLLTCPGALGNDARAAYLARLAQVTPPGLDRFFLCNSGTEAVEAAIKFARASTGRPGVVAARRGFHGRTLGALSATWKEQYKKPFQPLVSGFTHVPFNDLPALAEAVTADTAAVLLEPVQGEGGVYPATPAYLQGAAQLARARGALLILDEVQTGFGRTGHLFAAEHYGVVPDLLCLAKGIAGGLPMGAVALGPRVAGLSPGMHASTFGGNPLACAAAGAALDVLLDEGLPERAARLGAAFQDRLRELALPAVREVRGLGLMIGIELRFRAAPYLAALQQAGVLALAAGPQVIRLLPPLVITEEELAQVAAALGRVLAGKEVAADAAGA
- the lysW gene encoding lysine biosynthesis protein LysW produces the protein MLVCPECAAEWEAEDLVQGEIVTCPDCGVELEVLSLDPLELAPAPEEQEDWGE